Proteins encoded within one genomic window of Oncorhynchus nerka isolate Pitt River linkage group LG9b, Oner_Uvic_2.0, whole genome shotgun sequence:
- the kdsr gene encoding 3-ketodihydrosphingosine reductase isoform X2, with protein sequence MSSEEELSSTITDWLFFSSWWLLLPFIMLLVVVAFVVAFVLLLYMISPLISPKPLKLNGAHVVVTGGSSGIGKSIAMECYRQGAFITLVARDESKLVQAKKEVEKCAINDKQVVLCISVDVSKDYRQVESVIKQCQEKLGPVDMLVNCAGTSFSGKFEEVEVERFRSMMEVNYLGSVYPTRAVITTMKERRMGRILFISSQAGQIGLFGYTAYSPSKFALRGLAESLQMEMKPYNIYVTVAYPPDTDTPGLAEENRTKPLETRLISETSGVTQPEQVAKIVVKDAVGNFNSSVGPDGYMLSALTCGMSPVTSITEGLQQIVTMGLFRTIALFYLGSFDSIVRRCMIQREQAKAADKRE encoded by the exons ATGTCCTCTGAGGAAGAATTGAGTTCAACGATCACGGATTGGCTTTTCTTCAGTTCCTGGTGGCTCCTTTTGCCTTTCATTATGCTTCTAGTCGTTGTTGCATTCGTCGTTGCCTTCGTGTTGCTGTTATACATGATATCCCCTTTGATTAGCCCCAAACCTCTCAAATTAAATGGGGCCCACGTCGTG GTCACTGGAGGTTCCAGTGGAATAGGGAAAAGCATCGCTATGGAGTGCTACAGACAAGGAGCCTTCATCACACTAGTGGCAAGAGACGAG AGTAAATTGGTTCAAGCGAAAAAAGAAGTGGAGAAATGTGCCATTAATGACAAGCAG GTGGTGCTCTGCATATCAGTTGACGTGTCCAAGGACTACAGACAGGTGGAAAGTGTGATTAAGCAG TGCCAAGAAAAACTTGGTCCGGTGGACATGTTGGTGAACTGTGCTGGGACGTCCTTCTCTGGGAAGtttgaggaggtggaggtggagcgcTTCAGA AGTATGATGGAGGTGAACTACCTGGGCAGTGTGTATCCCACACGGGCTGTAATCACCACAATGAAGGAGCGTAGGATGGGACGCATACTGTTTATCTCCTCCCAGGCTGGCCAGATCGGCCTGTTCGGCTACACAGCCTACTCTCCATCCAAATTTGCCCTGCGTGGGCTGGCTGAGTCCCTGCAGATGGAG ATGAAGCCATATAACATTTATGTAACAGTGGCCTACCCCCCTGACACTGACACTCCAGGACTAGCAGAGGAGAATAGGACAAAG CCTTTAGAGACTAGGCTGATCTCTGAGACATCTGGGGTGACTCAGCCGGAGCAGGTGGCTAAGATCGTTGTCAAGGATGCAGTG GGGAACTTTAACAGCTCTGTGGGGCCTGACGGCTACATGCTCTCAGCTCTCACCTGTGGAATGTCACCTGTCACCTCCATCACAGAGGGCCTCCAGCAG ATTGTAACCATGGGGCTGTTCCGGACCATTGCTCTGTTCTACCTGGGGAGTTTCGACAGCATTGTGCGTCGCTGTATGATCCAGAGGGAGCAGGCCAAAGCAGCGGACAAGAGGGAGTAA
- the kdsr gene encoding 3-ketodihydrosphingosine reductase isoform X1: MSSEEELSSTITDWLFFSSWWLLLPFIMLLVVVAFVVAFVLLLYMISPLISPKPLKLNGAHVVVTGGSSGIGKSIAMECYRQGAFITLVARDESKLVQAKKEVEKCAINDKQVVLCISVDVSKDYRQVESVIKQCQEKLGPVDMLVNCAGTSFSGKFEEVEVERFRSMMEVNYLGSVYPTRAVITTMKERRMGRILFISSQAGQIGLFGYTAYSPSKFALRGLAESLQMEMKPYNIYVTVAYPPDTDTPGLAEENRTKPLETRLISETSGVTQPEQVAKIVVKDAVQGNFNSSVGPDGYMLSALTCGMSPVTSITEGLQQIVTMGLFRTIALFYLGSFDSIVRRCMIQREQAKAADKRE; the protein is encoded by the exons ATGTCCTCTGAGGAAGAATTGAGTTCAACGATCACGGATTGGCTTTTCTTCAGTTCCTGGTGGCTCCTTTTGCCTTTCATTATGCTTCTAGTCGTTGTTGCATTCGTCGTTGCCTTCGTGTTGCTGTTATACATGATATCCCCTTTGATTAGCCCCAAACCTCTCAAATTAAATGGGGCCCACGTCGTG GTCACTGGAGGTTCCAGTGGAATAGGGAAAAGCATCGCTATGGAGTGCTACAGACAAGGAGCCTTCATCACACTAGTGGCAAGAGACGAG AGTAAATTGGTTCAAGCGAAAAAAGAAGTGGAGAAATGTGCCATTAATGACAAGCAG GTGGTGCTCTGCATATCAGTTGACGTGTCCAAGGACTACAGACAGGTGGAAAGTGTGATTAAGCAG TGCCAAGAAAAACTTGGTCCGGTGGACATGTTGGTGAACTGTGCTGGGACGTCCTTCTCTGGGAAGtttgaggaggtggaggtggagcgcTTCAGA AGTATGATGGAGGTGAACTACCTGGGCAGTGTGTATCCCACACGGGCTGTAATCACCACAATGAAGGAGCGTAGGATGGGACGCATACTGTTTATCTCCTCCCAGGCTGGCCAGATCGGCCTGTTCGGCTACACAGCCTACTCTCCATCCAAATTTGCCCTGCGTGGGCTGGCTGAGTCCCTGCAGATGGAG ATGAAGCCATATAACATTTATGTAACAGTGGCCTACCCCCCTGACACTGACACTCCAGGACTAGCAGAGGAGAATAGGACAAAG CCTTTAGAGACTAGGCTGATCTCTGAGACATCTGGGGTGACTCAGCCGGAGCAGGTGGCTAAGATCGTTGTCAAGGATGCAGTG CAGGGGAACTTTAACAGCTCTGTGGGGCCTGACGGCTACATGCTCTCAGCTCTCACCTGTGGAATGTCACCTGTCACCTCCATCACAGAGGGCCTCCAGCAG ATTGTAACCATGGGGCTGTTCCGGACCATTGCTCTGTTCTACCTGGGGAGTTTCGACAGCATTGTGCGTCGCTGTATGATCCAGAGGGAGCAGGCCAAAGCAGCGGACAAGAGGGAGTAA